Part of the Nitrospirae bacterium CG2_30_53_67 genome, GGACCGGATCGCCTCTGTGCTGGATGCGGTATCATTGAATCCGGGGATACGGGACCTGCTCCTGACCGGAGGAGACCCTCTGGTCTACGAAGACGGTTTTCTGGAGGAACTCCTCTTAAAGATCCGTGAGCTCGATCAGATCCAGATTGTAAGGATCGGGACCCGGCTTCCCTGCACGCTCCCGCAGCGCATCACCAACAACCTGCTCAGGATGCTCAGGAAGTTCCAGCCCCTTTGGATCAGCACGCAGTTCAACCACCCCAGAGAGATCACCAAAGATTCGGCTGAGGCGTGCGTCAGGATTGCAGAGGCCGGAATCCCCGTGCTGAACCAGAGCGTGCTGCTCCGGGGGGTCAACGACACAGCGCCGGTGATGAAGGATCTCGTGGAGAGACTGATCCGTATCCGGGTCAGGCCCTACTATCTCTACCAGTGCCAGCTCGTCTCCGGCACGGCCCACTTCCGAACGACCATAGAGCAGGGCATGGGGCTTGTCCGGGCCCTCCGGGGCCGAACCAGCGGATTCGCCATCCCGCAGTACGTGCTTGATACCCCTTACGGCAAGGTCCCCCTCGGCCCGAACTACTTCAGAGGGAGGGAGGACGGCTCGGTGATGATGGAAAGCTACGACGGGCGTCTCTGGAAGGAGAAGAACCCGGTTTCAAAACCGGATATAGGAAATTAGATTGTACGGGGGTGTAATTTTTTGTATGATTGTAAAGAGACACGGCGCTTCAAATGATGGCGACAGAGATGAATAAGACTGTATAACAAGGGATGATCTATACATGGCGTCATAAGTCAACGACACCTTGTCATTACCCGATCCCCGTCGTCATTCCACGGCTCGACCGGGGAATCCAGCCAGTCAAACTGGATTGTCCGGTCAAGCCGGACAATGACAAACAGCCTAATACTTCGGTCGTTCTGTATAATATGCTTTGGAGATAATGCGCAATCATTTAAAACGTTGAGTATAACATCCGGAGTCATAAGGGTTACTTATGCATATCGTTGCCATCCACAATCTGACCGGAGACAAGGAAGCCCCCGCCTTGGCCCTGGCCTCGGCACTGGGGACCACGGTCTATGAGGCCCGTCTTCGACTTAACGTTCCGGGCGGGGGGCCATCGGTGGTTGCCGGCTTTGCGGAGATCAGGCAGGCCGAGGAGTCCGCTCGGAAACTCCGTGCCGCAGGATTCACGGCCATGATCCTGTCACAGAATGCGATTGAGTCCGATGCCTCACGATTCATCGTGCGGAGGTTCGAGTTCTCCGACCAGGGGATCCATGCCGAATCACGTCAGGAAAAGAGCCTGGAGGTTGCCTTCCGGGATATAGACCTGATATTGCGAGGGACCTCTATCGTCCGAAAGACCGAAACCAAGACGATTGAGAAACGGAAGCTCGACATAGGCCGGGCGCTGATGACGAGCGGTCTCAGCATCACCAAGTCCGAGAAAAGTATTCGGGAGACCACGACTGAAGATCGGGAAGGTTTTTTCCATCTCTACTCCAAAGGCGGGCCTGCGCTCGTCTTCAGAGAGTGCGGCGTGCTCTATGACTCCCTCGGCCCGGCCATGCAGCCGTCCCGTGCGGCAAACTTCATCACCATCCTCACTGAACTCCGGCGGCGATGCCCGCACGCGCTTTACGACGACCGCCTGGTGAACCGTGGAGGGCTGGCCCAGCTTCTGGGACCCATGCTCAGCCCGGAAGAGCACCTAAACGTGGCCACATCTCTCCTTGCCAGGGTTCTTCGGCCATGATTTCCATCATAATCATATTAACGACATGATCTTTCTAAATCCGCCCTACCCCCTTCCCCGATAAAATCATTCGAGGACAAGTTTTCAAAAGGGGAAACGCAAGGAAGATCGTTTTTTTGATCTCCCTCCTCACCATTCACCTCCCCTCCTTACAAAGAGGGGGAACCAGAGGTGAGGGGAGATTTTTCAAGAAAACGTCTATTGAATTATGGAATGATCGATAATTCTGAAGGTTCACTCCCCCGGGATGCTCCCTGTAAAAATTTCTGGTCAGTGTCAAATAATTGTGCTATCTTTTGTTGCGTATCCTTTTTATGATGATCGGTGAATATGAATGGATTGCGGGATGCGTCGTGAGGCGGCGGGTATTGATGGGTTCAAGTTTTGATAAGATCAATGTGCCTCTCTTGGCACGATAGGAGGTGTAATTATGGCCGGGAAGGATTGGAGGGAAAGAATTTCCATAAACACAAGCGTATGTCATGGAAAACCCTGCATTAAGGGAACGAGAATTATGGTTTCCGTCATTCTCGACTATCTAAAAGCGGGTGAATCCGTGGAGGAAATCCTCAGGGAATATCCGGCCATTAAGCAAGACGACATTCACGCCGCACTCGCTTATGCTGCCTGGTTGGCCCACGAAGAAGAGATCCAGCCCCTTCATACTGAGGTTTCCTGATGAACATCAAACTGGATGAGAACATGCCTACTGCTCTCGCAGAAATGCTCCTGTCAGAAGGTTATAATGTGTCCACCGTTTCTGAAGAAAACCTTTCGGGAGCAAGTGATGCCCTGCTCTTGGAAAAGGCTACAGAAGAGAATCGTCTATTGATCACATTTGATGTTGATTTTGGGAACATCCGGACCTTTCCGTTCGGATCGCACGCTGGCATTGTGGTTTTCCGCCTTCGGGATCAGCGCTGGGCTGTCTTGAAAGAGCCTGCCAAACGGTTGGTCACATCCGGTTTATTGGAGCGTCTTCAACGCGGCTTAGCAGTCGTGGATGAAAACCGCGTACGACTGCGGTTCAAAGGACCCAAGAAATGAGATGGAACCCAAAGGGGACATGGTTCACTTGTTCGCTGGAGCGAGCCACCGAAATGAACAAATCAACAAACCCTGAGTGATGCGGCCGAGGCGCTGCCCTGAATCGTGAATCAACGGGGACCAAATCTATATTCGTGATCACATATTGGCGCCAAACCTTAAAAATTCATTTTTCTTGATTCCTTTGCCCCCCTTTTTCAAGGGGGAAACGTAAGGAAGAGCATCTTTTTGATCTCCCTCCCCCGATAAACCCATTCGAGGGCAGGCTCTCACCTCCCTTTGCCCCTTCGACTGCGCTCAAGGCAGATGCCGGGAGGAATTTTCCCCCCTTTGGAAAAGAGGGGCGAGGGCCTATGGCTCGTTGCCTATTGGCCCGTGGGCCAACGGCCCATAGGGAGCCAACGGCTCATAGAGGAGATTTTAAAATCAATGTCCATTCTATTTCGAGACCCTTCATAACGCACAAAGAGAGACATGAGCGGAGAGGATTAGTTTCTCGATCCAAGGCGGAGCCGGTTTTACGTTATCCTCAACGGCACTTCTGACAAGGCCTTGATATGAGGAACCCAGTTTCGTAATGTGAATTCCCGTCATGCTCGATTTGGAAGGTTTTGGATCCATATCAACGGAAAGTCGGACTGCCGAAGGTGGCGTCATAGAGGGGGATTTTGCATGAGATCACCAAATAGGGTTCGTTTTGGGTGGCTTCAAGCTACAATTATTCCAATCTGCTCGATCATATTTATGGTTTCGTCGGCGCCTGCTTTGGCGCTTGCAGGACAGTCTGTGGGAATTTCCACAATTCCAAACCCGCAACATATCCTGCCTATGGCCGCAAATGCGGCGACCACCTGCCCAAATTACAACGGTTTGTTGGACTCTATCTCCGTCCCTGTCTCGCACCAGATAAGCCTTTACGTTGTGATTTTTCAGCCTGCGCCAAAGGGCGGAGCAACCTTCCAACTGAGCTCAGACAACCCTTCCATCGCCGCTGCTGGCGACATCAAACAAGCTTTCCTGCCGAAGGTTTTCATCCCGGAAGGGCAAACTTATAGCAATCCATTCTCAATATTTGGGATTAGCGTGGGAGCCACACAACTCCGCATCACGCCACTAACATCCGGTTTTGTTCAAAGTGCCTTTCCTCTCGGTGCATGGGACGTCAACCAGGCCGGCAATCAAAAGTTTGTTGATGCCAACCCTCCCGTCAACCACTGCCGGGTTAGCGATTCAAGCAACGATCTCTCTACCGACGCGGCGGTTCTTGCGAGTTGCGGCAGTACGGTAAGAAACGGCATTTCGGCAGATGGCGCCAGCCAATTTCTGATGCGCACCATCTCCGGCCTGCCCGGTACCGTCTGTTTTCAAATTACCTCCCAATCGAATTTCGATCAGGGGGCGCTTCAGGACAGCGTAGTGCAAACGCAAACCGTATCCGGCCGCGAATACGGTTTCACTTACTACAAAGCGCCCGATTCCTTTGGCGATACCGTGAGTTTCCGACCGCTCGAAATCGAGTTTACCTTCACCCCCTCGATTGGCAATGGCAACACGAGCAGTTTCCGCGCTCAAACACAGATCGTTCGGCCGCCTGTTCTTCTGGTTCACGGTATTTGGAGTAAAGGAAGCGCCTGGTCTGGCATCTACATACCCAAGGACGATCCTTTTCACACTACCTACGTGGCTGACTACGAAGCCACCAATGGGGCCGGTTTTTCCAACAATTTTCCCCGCGTACAGGACTTTGTGAAGCGCGCTATCGATAACGCCCGCGCCAAAGGATATGCTGTCACACAAACGGACGTGATCGGCCATAGCATGGGCGGCATCTTGACCAGGCTCTACATAGGAAGCAATACATTCCAGCGTCCGGACAATTTCGGCAAGGGCGACATTCGCCGGCTCCTCACGCTGGATACTCCCCACAGCGGCAGCACATTTGCCAATTTGGTCGCCGCGCTCCACCGCGTAAACGCGACGGAGGCTGATAAAGCCGTTAGAAGCATCACAGGTTATGCTCCAGATGGCGGAGCGGTGTGTGACCTTGCCGAAAACAGCCCAGCTCTACAGGGACTAAACAATCCAACCACGATCTTGGGGCAATCTATTACTGGAACCGGTGGACCTGCCGTAGGTACTTACGACGCAGTGTCGGCTAAGTTTTTTGGAGGTGTTTTGGGAATTGGAAATATTGAAGGAACGCTCACAAATACGCGCTGTCTCCACAGGAATATATTGTTCTCGTGCGATCAGAGAGAATTCATCTTCCCGCAAGACATCATCAATGGATTCCGATTCCGACAGGGCAACGACACTATCGTAGCCCTCAGCAGCCAACAAGGTGGACTTGCGGGTATCAATTTTCCTGATGTCATTCACTCAGGCCCTTTTTTTGTAAACGGCGTCCTCAGTTCATCATCCGTAGCGACCCGAGCCTACCAGTTGCTGGATGGTCCTCCCTCTATCTTTGAAAACAGCTTCCCAGGTATCGGTTCCAGCGGCTCGGGTGTCCCGATCACTGTTCCCGGCAGAGGCGCCGCGCAGGACCAGCAAGATTATTCCAATCAATGCGGTCCCGGAGGCCCCTTACAACCCGCAGCTTCCGCTATCAATCAGCGCTTCGCAGCCGCCCTGCAACAGGCATCTGTCCCGGATAGCCGCGTACAAATGATCTCGCCTGCGGATGGCCGGATTTTCGCTCCGGGCGACACCGTGAACATCACGGTCAAGCTGACCCCGCCTCTCATTGCGAACAACATCGCAGTCGATATGACGGAGGGGTTCGGGGAACTGGAGGGGACAAACTACGATGGCACACAGTATCAGGCTATCTTTGTGATCCCGGACTTTTTCGCCGGACCCCTCATCCTGACACCCGACATCACGGATACGAATAACATCCCCATACTTGGCGCACCCATCACTATAGCCGTAAGACCCGCAACGCCCCCGATTGACATCGCGTTCCGGCAGAAGAACTTCCGTATCACGCTTCCGACTACCAATCCATCGGAGTCCCTTGCCCTCATGGGCACTTACGATGGACCCATCGAGTACGATATGACTTCTTCCGTTACCGGGACATCCTACCAAACAACGAACCCCGCAGTAGTCAAGGTCAATAACGAAGGTATCTATCAGATTATGGGTAGTGGGACAGCCGTTGTTACCGCCTCCAACTCTGGACTCAAGGACTTTGCCGCTTTTGTCGTGGAAGACCCGGTTAATCCCCTGCAACCGGAAGATGTCAGCGCTCAGTTCTCCATTCAAGAGAGCGGCTTCCGTCTTGATCGCACGAAGGGTTTCTTTGTCCAGAGCGTGTCCATGACCAATAACGAGCCCATACCGGCGCCTGGTCCGCTCTATCTGCTGATCAGCGGGTTGCCGGCGGGAGTCAACCTGGTCAACCAATCTGGTATCACCCAAAACATTCAGATGGGGACCCCTTATATCACTCTCCCACTAAGTTCAGATGGACTCAATCTACAGCCAGGCCAAAGCATCACTCTTACATTGCAATTCCTAAATCCCACGCGGACAAACATTGGTTACATTGCAACGGTTTGGCGAACAGCAGGGGTTCCTTAAGTAGAGTGAGAATGAACCGTCCTATAGTGGAGGAAATATGAAAAAATCGAGACTCTTAGCAATCGTACTGCTCATTGAAGCATGGTTGTCCGGTCCGGTTTATGCCGTTCCTTTTCTGATTACAGTGGATACAATCCCATTGAGCGGACAAAGCGGATTCATCGCTTTTGATTTCGCGGCCGGTTCGCCTGTACCAGGCAACTCTGCGGTCATCAGCAGCTTCAACTCCGACAGCACACTCGGCTCTTTTTCACAGAGCGGCGATGTATCGGGAATCCTGGTGCCAGGCCCCCTTTCTTTGGGCGATACCCAGTTCTTCAACGAATGGCTACAGAGCATGAGCTCTTTCGGCACCACACTCTCCTATCAGTTGGATTTGGGATCAAATACGGCTTTGGGCGGCAGTCCGGATTCATTCTCTTTTTTCCTGCTCGATAGTCATCAGATACCTTTCGCCACATCTGACCCTACGCAAGCAGACGCACTGATCGCCATTGACTTGAATGGGTCAAGTACCACCCCTTCCGTTTATACTTCCAGCTTCGCCACTGCCGGCATACAACCCATAAATATTATTCCAGAGCCATCATCATTATGGCTAACAGTGATAGCCCTACCGTTGTTGTGGCGAAAAAGAAGGAACGTTGCATAGCGAATTTGCACAGCTATGCGTTTATATGGCATTAATCTACGATGCTATTAGACAAGATGATGATTATTAAAATGCTCGTGATCGTCATCGCCATCGCTCAAGTTGCGGCTGTCGCAACAAGTTTGGACGAGACGATTATTATTAAGCCGCTCGTGATCGTCATCGCCATCGCTCAAGTTACGGCTCTCGCAGCAGGTTTGAAGGGCTCAGTTCGCTTGGGTTCCTGGATCAGCCTTCTTTGCCCCTTGATTCTTCTCGGTATTTACCTTACCGGCATGGGACCAATAATATCATGGAGCGACTTCACACACCACGTACAGAAAATTTTTCCTCTCTTTGCCATCCATGTGGTTAGTATTCTTTTGTTACTTCTGCTCTGTCAAACACGCGGACGACCCCCACAGTTATTCTGGATTGTCTGGACCGTTAATTCGTACTTATGCACTTTAATGATCTATGCAGTCTTTTTTTTCAGGCTCTTTTAGGAACAAAGGCATTTATCTACTATGCTATTAGATAAGATGATGATTATTAAAATGCTCGTGATAATCATCGCCATCGTTCAAGTTATGGCTGTCCAGACAGGTTTGGAAGAGATGATTATTATTAAGCCGCTCGTGATCGTCATCGCCATCGCTCAAGTTGCGGCTCTCGCAGCAGGTTTGAAGGGCTCAGTTCGCTTGGGTTCCTGGATCAGCCTTCTTTGCCCCTTGATTCTTCTCGGTATTTACTTTACCAACATGAGACGCATGCAATCATGGAGCAACCTCAAACCGATAGAATTTTCCTTCCTTGCTATCAATGTGGTTACTATTCCTTTGTTACTTCTGCTCTGTCAAACACGCGGACGACCCCCACAGTTGTTGTTCTGGGCTGTCTGGACCGTTAATTCGTGCTTATGCACTATAATGATCTATGCAGCCTTTTTTTCCAGAGTCTTTTAGGAACAAAGGGGACAAAGGGGAGGGAACAAAGGGGACGCAACCCTTTTCATGTCTCGCAACCAATTAGACCGATCTTCTCTTGTTTCCGATAGGGGAATAGGGACACAGAGGATAGGCGGGTTTCAGTTTCTCGATCCGAGGCGAAGCCGGTTGGCCTGGTGGAGGATGGTATCCAGATCGGCGCCGTCTTCGGGGTAGAGGGCGTACCCCAGTTTGAAGTTCAGTTCCACGGCGGACAGGGCGGACCCCGGCTGTTTCTTTTTTTTGCGGATCGCACGGATCAGCCTGATGCTGAGATCTCGGATCTGCTCTACAGACTCCGGGAAAAGGATGCTGAATTTCAACGGGCCGGTGCGGGCCAGGGTGTCGTATTCCCGGATCTTTTCCTTAAGGATGTCGCAGACCTCGATGAGAATGTTGTTCCGCATCTCCACGTCGTACTGTTCGATGCCCGGTTTCTGATAGCTCCAGCAGAGGGTCAGGAGAATGAATCCCCTCTTGTATCGCTTAGAGCGGTTGATCTCGTTTTCAATCTCTTTATGGAAGGCGGTTTCATTGGGGAGGCCGGTGAGCTTGTCGTAGTTCAGGAAGATCCTGGACTGGTCGCTCCCCCGGGCATTGACCAGGGCCTTCTCCACGTAGAGGACGAATTTTTTAAAGATCTCCATATCCTCGTCGCCGAAGGAGGTCGCGTGGAAGGAGCCCTTGGGGATCTTGTCATAGATGGAGAGGACCCCCTGGACGATCCCGTTCCCCATGACGGGGAGGGCGATCACGGACTTGACCACCCTGCCGAATCTTTCGTAACCTTTTTTCTCTCTCAGGTCCAGGATATGAACAGGCCCCTTCGTCTGCTCGGCCTCTGATGAGATCTCCTTGTCCAGTTCCATGATCTTGTCACGGATTTCCTCCTCCCACATGGAGTAGGTCGAGCGGATCTTCATCTCCCCGCCTTTCTCCCGAAGACGAAGGATGCAGCCGTCCGCATCCATGATCATGGCCGCTGAGGGGGGAATCAACTCCATGAGCTTGTTAAGATCAATGATGGAGAGGATGTTGATCCCGGCTTCGTTGATGGCCTCAATCTTCGTCGCCCGCAGGTTTGCGCTGTCTTCCTTCTGCGCGCTCTTGACGGTATCGGAGAGATTCCATCCGATCTCACGGAGCAGGGACTCCTCGTCCTCGGCAAGACCCCTGGGCGAAATCACCTGGATGTTCATGACGCCGGTGATCTGGCCTTCCGAAACCAGGGGGATGGACATGAACGCCTTTTTCGCCTTGGAATCCAGGCTCGGGTGCTCCTTGAGGATCACCACTTCCTGCTCTTTCGCCGCCCAGCCGTCTATGCCTTCGTCCAGCAGTATCCTGTAATGGTCCGATGCCGTGAAGTTTCTGAGACTGGTTGCCTTCAGCGCCAGTTCCTTGGTGTTCTTGTCAAAGAGATAAATGGAGCAGACGCTTTTCTGAAAATGTTCTGAAATGGTCTTGCAGACTCTGCTTAAGCGTTCATCGAGCGGATCCTGAGAGTTGAGAATCTGGTTGAGCTCCTTCCAGATCACAAAGGTTTGCGCATTCTCCTTGAGGACTTGGTACTCCTGGGACTTGAGCAGGATCTCTGCATCGAAGGCGGCCAGCTTCGAGATGAAGGAGAGGTCCTCGCCGGTGAAACCGTCAATGCTTTTCAGGTTGTTGAGATTCAGGACGCCTACCGTCGAACCGTTGATGGTCAGGGGAACACAAAGCGCCGATTTGATCTCCTCACGCTCGCGCAGGATCTTGAAGACGCTGTCGTCCGCCTTGCCGGAGAGGAGCAGAGGCTTACCTTCCAGGGCCACCTTGCCGGCGACCCCCTCCCCAAGCTTGCATCGGATGCTGGGGATCACTTCCGCAGGGATTCCCATGGCCACTTCAACCTTCAAGACATTTTCCATGGGGTCCAGCAGCATGAGTGAGCCGTTGTCGGCCCCGGTGGATTCGATGGCCACCTTCAGGATCAGGGAGGTCACCTGTTTTCTGTCCGTGGTGAGGTTGACCGCTTCCACGATCTCGTTTAAGCTTGTGAGGAGCTTGGAATACCTGCTGCCTCCCTCAGGGATTTTCTCCTCCTCTTTTCCCTTGTATTCCCAGAGAAGGCGCGCGCTGAGAGCGCTGATGATCTCCACGGACTTGAATTCCTGTTTTTCCAGGAAGGCCCGTGCCTGAGGATCCGAAGAGGCGTCGATGATGATGCCGAGGCCGTCTTCCGACAGGAGGTCTTTCCATTCAGAGCAGATTCGGATGTCATACTTTTGCGCCAGCCGGAACCCGAGTTCATCGAGCTTGTAGATCATGGCGTCCTTGTTGGGTTCCACAATCAGCTTGACCTGGACAGTCGGGTCTTTCTCAAGGAGCGGAAGGAGGCCCAATGCCTGCTTATTTCCTCCGACGATGGCGATTTTCTTTCTCTGTTTCATAGGTCCCGTTGAGAGAGTCAGGGTTTGCGGTGCTCTTCAATGACCCCTTTTTCGAAGAGTTCCTTGATCCCCTCGCTATGAAGCAACCTGCCGGGGGCAGCCGATGCGGTCTTGCCCTGGGTGTTGTTGGCCATGGAGATCTTGTTTTCGTCCAGCCAGCACATGGCTTCCATGACCAGGTTGGTCGGAGAGAGATGGATGGACCGGATCTTCGATGTGATATGGTGATGAATGATGAAGATTCCATCCTGTATCGAGAGGAGATCGAAGAGGGCCTCCTTGCCGAAGAGCCTCCCGCACACGGCATGGATCACTTCTCCACCCT contains:
- a CDS encoding antitoxin → MAGKDWRERISINTSVCHGKPCIKGTRIMVSVILDYLKAGESVEEILREYPAIKQDDIHAALAYAAWLAHEEEIQPLHTEVS